The following proteins are co-located in the Nonlabens ponticola genome:
- the katG gene encoding catalase/peroxidase HPI has protein sequence MKDISNPENLAMCPFRGTRIGGAIVSTPTTDDWWPNRLQVEFLHQEQPISNPLSDEDYKAAFNSLDYDQLKKDIKEVLVSSQDWWPADYGNYGPQMIRMAWHSAGTYRIADGRGGAGQGMQRFAPINSWWDNGNIDKSQRLIWPIKKKYGAALSWADLIVLTGNCALEIMGFPTYGFAGGRRDAWEPDRSTYWGPEFWDGKKYEESQTGVNRKGHPEEMVNNNLRWKGDPKEEYHDLENPLAATHSNLIYVNPEGPGANGDPMDSARNIRESFARMAMNDEETVALIAGGHAFGKSHGMVEPDKLGAAPEAAPMEAQGFGWHNPVGNGNAENTMTNGIEGSWTSNPTNWDNDYLINLFKYDYKQTKSPIGAIQWTPVQEDAPQTPDAHIPGKSEPIMMMTSDLALKVDPAYRKVCEKFMEDFDYFTTAFAKAWYKLTHRDMGPKDRYLGTEVPAEDLIWQDPIPAVDHKLVNDQQISDLKKQILDSSLSVSALVNAAWSAASTYRHSDKRGGANGARIALEPQNNWDLNRPKELNKVLDTLKNIQSDFNQSSGDIKISLADLVVLGGCAAIEKAASDAGKTIKVPFTPGRMDASPEWTDVESFDWLKPVSDGFKNYHNNNVGYHVAQERIFLDRANLLSLSAPEWTVLTGGLRVLEQNYDYSKHGVFTQRPGQLTNDFFQVLTSMDYEWVPKSSSKLLFDLKRRDNGQVDYTATRNDLVFGSNAQLRNIAEVYAADDGNDRFIHDFVAAWDKVMMLDRYDVKDS, from the coding sequence ATGAAAGATATAAGCAACCCAGAAAACCTAGCAATGTGCCCCTTTAGAGGTACACGTATAGGCGGCGCCATTGTATCCACACCTACGACTGATGATTGGTGGCCCAACAGACTACAAGTGGAATTCTTGCACCAGGAACAACCCATCTCCAACCCTTTGAGTGATGAGGATTATAAGGCTGCGTTTAATAGCCTGGACTATGATCAACTCAAGAAAGATATCAAAGAGGTTCTAGTGAGTTCTCAAGACTGGTGGCCTGCAGATTATGGCAATTATGGACCGCAAATGATACGCATGGCGTGGCATAGTGCTGGTACCTATCGCATCGCAGACGGTCGCGGCGGCGCTGGTCAGGGCATGCAACGTTTTGCGCCTATTAATTCCTGGTGGGACAATGGTAACATTGATAAGTCGCAACGACTTATCTGGCCTATAAAGAAAAAATATGGTGCGGCACTCTCATGGGCAGATTTGATCGTCCTCACAGGTAACTGCGCGCTAGAGATCATGGGCTTTCCTACTTATGGTTTTGCCGGCGGTCGCCGCGACGCATGGGAACCAGATCGCAGTACCTATTGGGGTCCAGAATTTTGGGACGGCAAGAAATATGAAGAATCGCAAACTGGTGTCAACCGCAAGGGTCATCCAGAAGAGATGGTGAACAATAACCTGCGATGGAAAGGTGATCCTAAGGAAGAATACCACGATCTTGAGAATCCGCTAGCTGCGACGCACTCCAACCTAATTTATGTAAATCCAGAAGGACCTGGCGCTAACGGTGATCCTATGGACAGTGCAAGAAACATACGGGAATCTTTTGCGCGTATGGCGATGAATGATGAAGAGACTGTGGCGCTTATTGCTGGTGGTCACGCCTTTGGAAAAAGTCATGGTATGGTAGAACCTGACAAATTGGGAGCAGCACCAGAAGCAGCACCTATGGAGGCACAAGGTTTTGGCTGGCATAATCCAGTAGGCAACGGTAATGCGGAAAATACGATGACCAATGGTATCGAGGGTTCGTGGACATCAAATCCAACCAATTGGGATAATGATTACCTGATCAACCTATTCAAATACGATTACAAACAGACTAAAAGTCCGATTGGTGCGATTCAATGGACACCAGTTCAAGAGGATGCTCCACAAACACCAGATGCACATATTCCTGGTAAGTCAGAGCCTATCATGATGATGACGTCTGACCTAGCGCTCAAGGTAGATCCGGCTTATCGCAAGGTGTGTGAGAAATTCATGGAAGATTTTGATTATTTCACTACCGCTTTCGCGAAAGCGTGGTACAAACTAACCCATCGTGACATGGGACCTAAGGATCGTTACCTAGGAACAGAAGTACCAGCTGAAGATCTAATCTGGCAAGACCCGATACCTGCGGTAGATCATAAATTGGTGAATGACCAACAAATATCAGATCTTAAAAAGCAGATTCTTGACAGCAGTTTGAGCGTGTCTGCACTTGTAAATGCTGCATGGTCAGCTGCATCCACTTACAGACATAGTGATAAGCGCGGTGGCGCCAATGGAGCAAGAATAGCGCTGGAACCGCAAAACAATTGGGACCTCAATAGACCTAAAGAATTGAACAAAGTGCTGGATACATTGAAAAATATCCAATCAGATTTCAATCAATCATCAGGCGATATAAAAATATCGCTTGCAGATCTTGTGGTGCTAGGTGGTTGTGCCGCCATAGAAAAAGCAGCGAGCGATGCAGGAAAAACTATAAAAGTACCTTTCACGCCAGGCCGCATGGATGCTAGCCCTGAATGGACTGATGTAGAAAGTTTTGATTGGTTAAAACCGGTATCCGATGGCTTTAAAAACTACCACAACAACAATGTAGGTTATCATGTGGCTCAGGAGCGCATCTTTCTAGACAGAGCAAATCTATTATCGTTGAGCGCGCCAGAATGGACCGTTCTTACAGGCGGATTACGAGTACTTGAGCAGAATTATGACTATTCTAAACATGGTGTATTCACGCAGCGCCCAGGTCAATTGACAAACGACTTTTTCCAGGTGCTTACCAGCATGGATTATGAATGGGTGCCTAAAAGTTCGAGCAAGTTGCTCTTTGATTTAAAGAGACGCGATAATGGTCAGGTAGATTATACGGCAACACGCAATGATCTAGTTTTTGGGTCAAATGCCCAATTACGCAACATCGCCGAGGTTTATGCTGCAGATGATGGAAATGATCGTTTTATCCATGATTTTGTCGCCGCATGGGACAAGGTCATGATGCTGGATCGTTATGATGTAAAAGACAGCTAG
- a CDS encoding class I SAM-dependent methyltransferase, producing MKYFVKRIKNKALRAKYNLPTYEPKQLQQASKMLEIHSAWKGLEQIIPDIIERFNLNTDSCLEFGTEFCFSTVALSNYFDKVIGVDTFIGDDHSGIKQDHYESTSESVEKFNNIHLIQSTYQEYIKNNEDQHDLIHVDIIHDYKHTYQCGLWAATHSSCAIFHDTESFMEVRHAVYDIAKKTGKKVYNYPHHNGLGIIV from the coding sequence ATGAAGTATTTTGTAAAAAGAATTAAAAACAAGGCCTTAAGAGCAAAATATAATCTGCCTACTTATGAGCCCAAACAGCTGCAGCAAGCATCTAAAATGCTTGAGATACACTCTGCATGGAAAGGATTGGAACAAATCATTCCAGATATTATAGAACGATTTAATCTTAATACTGATAGCTGTCTGGAATTTGGTACAGAATTTTGTTTCTCCACAGTGGCACTCTCCAATTATTTTGATAAAGTTATAGGTGTGGACACATTCATAGGTGATGACCATTCTGGAATTAAGCAAGATCATTATGAGTCAACCAGCGAATCGGTAGAAAAATTTAACAACATACACCTGATCCAGTCTACCTATCAAGAGTATATCAAAAACAATGAAGATCAACATGATCTCATCCATGTAGACATCATCCACGATTATAAACACACATATCAATGTGGATTATGGGCAGCTACGCATTCTTCTTGTGCTATTTTTCATGATACAGAATCGTTCATGGAAGTACGTCATGCTGTTTATGACATTGCCAAAAAGACGGGTAAGAAGGTATATAACTACCCTCATCATAATGGCTTAGGAATAATTGTATAG
- a CDS encoding sodium:solute symporter family protein, giving the protein MALEFIDFAIIIAFFVISLVVGIVVSRQSSKNADSFFLSGRSMPWWLLGVSMVATTFAADTPNLVAGIVRTTGVAGNWEWWAFLLTGMLTVFFYARLWRRSGITTDLEFYELRYDGKSAAFLRGFRAIYLGVIFNVIIMGTVCLAAIKIGHVMFGFSAGRTLIIASIVTVAYSLLGGLKGVLITDFIQFIIAMVGSIWATIYILDMPEIGGMQNLITHPNVAGKIDMLPDFSNTELVAAIFIIPIAVQWWSTWYPGAEPGGGGYVAQRMLAAKDEKNATWAVLFFNLAHYALRPWPWIIIGLASLIIYPNLDALANAFPELESQFIKNDLSYPAMLVFLPAGLLGLVVTSLVAAFMSTISTHLNWGSSYIVNDFYARFINRDASEKQKIIIGRTSIIVMMILAGLLSLVLEEAKDAFDLVIQIGAGSGLLFILRWFWYRINPWSEITAMIVSFIMAILFFINARYDAALFPDLASYEKICSNVLITSVAWLAVTFVTSSSSAETLKTFHQTIHGDQSKFHNFQFKTIAFLLGVAGVYSLLFAIGKLIYGETMIGFVLLGVFFLCTTGILAVRKKLF; this is encoded by the coding sequence ATGGCTCTAGAGTTCATCGATTTTGCGATCATCATCGCTTTTTTTGTAATATCTCTCGTTGTAGGTATCGTGGTATCACGCCAAAGCTCTAAGAATGCCGACTCCTTTTTCTTATCGGGCAGATCCATGCCGTGGTGGTTGCTAGGAGTTTCCATGGTGGCAACCACCTTTGCTGCCGATACGCCTAATCTAGTTGCAGGAATAGTGCGTACGACTGGTGTCGCTGGAAATTGGGAATGGTGGGCATTTTTATTGACAGGAATGCTGACGGTCTTTTTCTACGCACGATTATGGCGACGCAGCGGCATCACAACAGATCTTGAATTTTATGAATTGAGATATGACGGGAAAAGCGCCGCATTCTTGAGAGGTTTTAGAGCGATTTATTTAGGTGTCATCTTCAACGTCATCATCATGGGAACCGTTTGTCTGGCCGCTATCAAGATAGGTCATGTGATGTTCGGCTTCAGTGCTGGACGCACACTTATCATTGCATCCATAGTTACCGTTGCCTATTCATTGTTGGGTGGTTTGAAAGGAGTTCTTATTACAGACTTCATACAATTCATAATTGCTATGGTAGGTTCTATCTGGGCTACCATCTACATTCTTGACATGCCAGAAATAGGCGGTATGCAAAATCTCATAACGCATCCCAATGTTGCTGGAAAAATTGACATGCTACCCGACTTCTCAAATACTGAGCTAGTTGCTGCCATTTTTATCATACCTATCGCCGTACAGTGGTGGAGCACTTGGTATCCTGGTGCAGAACCTGGTGGTGGTGGCTATGTAGCACAGCGCATGCTGGCTGCTAAGGATGAAAAAAATGCCACGTGGGCAGTGCTATTTTTCAATTTGGCTCACTATGCGCTAAGACCATGGCCCTGGATCATTATAGGTTTGGCATCATTGATCATTTATCCCAATCTAGACGCACTGGCTAACGCCTTTCCAGAACTGGAATCGCAATTCATAAAAAATGACTTGAGTTATCCAGCGATGCTCGTTTTCTTGCCCGCAGGATTGCTAGGTCTTGTAGTGACCTCGCTTGTCGCAGCATTTATGAGTACGATTTCAACACATCTTAATTGGGGTTCCAGTTACATCGTGAATGACTTTTATGCACGCTTTATTAATAGAGACGCCAGCGAAAAACAAAAAATCATCATAGGTAGAACTAGTATCATTGTAATGATGATTTTGGCTGGCCTGCTGTCATTAGTGTTGGAAGAGGCAAAAGATGCCTTTGATCTCGTCATACAAATAGGTGCTGGATCTGGATTGTTATTCATATTGCGATGGTTTTGGTATCGTATCAATCCGTGGTCAGAGATTACTGCGATGATCGTTTCCTTTATCATGGCGATACTGTTTTTCATCAATGCCCGATATGATGCGGCACTATTTCCTGATCTTGCAAGTTATGAGAAAATATGCAGCAACGTATTGATTACCAGCGTCGCATGGTTAGCGGTGACGTTTGTGACATCATCAAGCAGTGCGGAAACTCTAAAGACATTTCACCAAACAATTCATGGTGACCAGTCAAAATTTCACAATTTTCAGTTTAAAACTATTGCCTTTTTACTCGGTGTCGCTGGTGTTTACAGCTTGTTATTCGCGATCGGCAAACTGATTTATGGCGAGACCATGATCGGTTTTGTACTTCTAGGAGTATTTTTCCTTTGCACAACTGGAATTTTAGCGGTGCGAAAAAAGTTATTTTAG
- the pfkA gene encoding 6-phosphofructokinase, giving the protein MSKKIERIGVMTSGGDSPGMNAAIRSVVRTCAYHKLECVGIYRGYQGLIEGDFKTLDARSVNNIINKGGTILKSARSKEFRTREGRDIAFKMAKEKGLDALVVIGGDGSFTGAMIFSQENDFPVMGIPGTIDNDIYGTSSTLGYDTALNTVVEAIDKIRDTASSHNRLFFVEVMGRDVGHIALNAGVGAGAEEILIPEEDLGKERLIESLKRSRASGKSSSIVVVAEGDKTGENVFDLKYYVEENLPEYEVRVSVLGHMQRGGSPSCWDRVLASRMGVKAVESLLDGKTNYMVGIKDSMMALTPIDQAVKGKTDIDLELLRVSDIMTT; this is encoded by the coding sequence ATGAGTAAGAAGATTGAAAGAATAGGAGTGATGACGAGTGGTGGCGATTCTCCAGGAATGAATGCCGCTATAAGGTCTGTTGTGCGTACGTGTGCTTATCACAAGTTAGAGTGCGTGGGCATTTATCGTGGTTATCAAGGACTGATTGAAGGCGATTTTAAAACGCTGGATGCTCGTAGCGTCAATAACATTATAAATAAGGGTGGTACGATATTAAAGAGTGCGAGATCCAAAGAATTTAGAACAAGAGAAGGCCGTGATATTGCCTTCAAAATGGCTAAGGAAAAAGGTCTTGATGCACTCGTGGTGATAGGTGGTGATGGTAGTTTCACCGGTGCAATGATTTTTTCCCAGGAAAATGATTTTCCAGTAATGGGAATTCCTGGAACCATAGATAATGATATATATGGAACGAGCAGCACGCTAGGATATGACACCGCACTTAATACTGTCGTCGAGGCTATAGATAAAATACGCGATACTGCGAGTTCACATAACAGACTGTTTTTTGTTGAGGTTATGGGACGTGATGTAGGTCACATTGCACTCAATGCTGGAGTTGGCGCTGGTGCAGAGGAAATATTGATACCCGAAGAAGACCTAGGTAAAGAGCGATTGATTGAAAGCTTAAAGCGCAGCCGCGCCTCAGGCAAATCATCCAGTATCGTGGTGGTTGCCGAAGGTGATAAAACAGGTGAAAACGTCTTTGATCTTAAGTATTATGTAGAAGAAAACCTACCTGAATATGAAGTAAGAGTTTCCGTACTTGGGCACATGCAACGTGGTGGATCACCATCCTGTTGGGATCGTGTGCTTGCCAGTCGCATGGGCGTAAAAGCTGTCGAAAGCCTATTAGATGGTAAAACGAATTACATGGTAGGTATAAAGGATAGTATGATGGCGCTTACACCTATTGATCAGGCAGTGAAAGGAAAGACTGATATTGATCTTGAGCTCTTACGTGTAAGTGATATCATGACAACATAA
- the gap gene encoding type I glyceraldehyde-3-phosphate dehydrogenase → MSKKLRLGINGFGRIGRIVFRATLERDNVEVVAINDLVDVEQLAYLLEYDSVHGRYGGSIEIKDGNLIIDGVHVRVTAERDPKNLKWDDVDVDVVADCTGIFTDLDTAQAHIDAGAKKVVISAPSKTAPMFVMGVNDNELTADHTIVSNASCTTNCLAPMAKILDDNFGIEEALMTTVHAATATQATVDGPSKKNYRLGRSALNNIIPTSTGAAVAVTKVIPSLKGKLTGMAFRVPTADVSVVDLTVKLKKETSLEEVSAAFKKASQGAMKGVVGYTDEPVVSQDFVSDARTSIYDADAAIELNPTFYKLVSWYDNEFGYSNKLVDLAEKVNSL, encoded by the coding sequence ATGAGTAAGAAGTTAAGATTAGGAATCAACGGTTTTGGTAGAATAGGACGTATCGTCTTTAGAGCAACGCTCGAGCGTGATAATGTCGAAGTTGTTGCTATCAACGACCTTGTTGATGTGGAGCAACTTGCATACCTACTAGAATATGATTCTGTACATGGTCGTTATGGTGGATCTATCGAGATTAAAGATGGTAACCTTATCATCGATGGAGTCCATGTGCGCGTTACTGCAGAGCGTGATCCAAAGAATCTTAAATGGGACGATGTGGATGTAGATGTTGTTGCAGACTGCACAGGAATCTTTACAGACCTTGACACGGCACAAGCGCATATCGACGCTGGTGCTAAGAAAGTGGTGATTTCCGCTCCATCAAAAACAGCTCCTATGTTTGTGATGGGTGTCAATGACAATGAGCTAACAGCAGATCATACTATAGTATCAAACGCATCTTGTACTACTAACTGTCTAGCGCCTATGGCAAAGATCCTGGATGATAACTTTGGTATCGAGGAAGCATTGATGACAACGGTACACGCAGCCACAGCTACCCAGGCTACTGTTGATGGACCTAGCAAGAAGAACTATAGATTAGGTCGTAGTGCCTTGAATAATATTATACCTACATCTACCGGTGCAGCTGTTGCCGTGACTAAGGTAATACCTTCACTAAAGGGTAAATTGACTGGTATGGCCTTCCGCGTGCCAACTGCTGACGTATCTGTGGTTGACCTAACTGTAAAACTAAAGAAAGAAACATCTTTAGAAGAAGTGAGCGCAGCCTTTAAAAAAGCATCTCAAGGTGCTATGAAAGGTGTAGTAGGATATACTGATGAGCCTGTGGTATCACAGGATTTTGTTAGCGATGCACGTACAAGCATCTATGATGCTGATGCAGCGATTGAGTTAAACCCTACTTTTTACAAATTAGTGAGCTGGTATGACAATGAGTTTGGTTACTCAAACAAGCTTGTTGACCTTGCAGAAAAAGTAAATTCTCTCTAA
- a CDS encoding BadF/BadG/BcrA/BcrD ATPase family protein, which produces MILITDSGSTKCDWIALDEKGEQLFKTRTEGMNPAILSVEELQSRMVSSEELVSSKDEVTQVFFYGAGCGTEKPRMALQVLLQTYFSNAEVTVKEDTAAAVYAAVGDKPGVVCILGTGSNCCFSDGKNITHKVTSLGYTLMDEASGNWYGKELIRDYYFKNMPEDLRKSFAVAYDMESDHIKFNLYKQPNPNAYLAKHAEFIFQNLDERYIKKLLRRGLRKFSRNMILQFHEEIKAHQVHFVGSIAHFAERRIKQVAGEFDYEVGNIVRRPIEGLVDYHRAKLA; this is translated from the coding sequence ATGATACTTATTACTGATAGCGGTTCAACAAAATGCGACTGGATTGCGCTCGATGAAAAAGGCGAGCAGCTATTTAAAACGCGCACTGAGGGCATGAATCCAGCAATCCTATCAGTAGAAGAGCTGCAATCTCGTATGGTGAGCAGTGAAGAGTTGGTATCCAGTAAAGATGAGGTAACCCAAGTGTTTTTTTACGGTGCTGGTTGTGGTACAGAAAAGCCCAGAATGGCTTTGCAAGTATTGTTACAAACCTATTTCTCTAATGCAGAGGTAACTGTAAAAGAAGATACAGCAGCAGCGGTATATGCAGCAGTAGGCGATAAGCCTGGTGTGGTTTGCATTCTAGGTACCGGATCAAATTGTTGCTTCTCTGATGGTAAGAACATCACTCATAAGGTAACCAGCTTAGGTTATACACTTATGGATGAGGCTAGTGGTAACTGGTATGGGAAAGAATTGATAAGAGATTATTACTTCAAAAATATGCCAGAAGATCTGAGAAAATCGTTTGCCGTGGCCTATGACATGGAAAGTGATCATATCAAATTTAATCTTTATAAACAGCCCAACCCAAACGCTTATCTAGCAAAGCATGCAGAATTTATTTTTCAGAATTTAGACGAGCGCTACATTAAAAAATTACTGCGTCGTGGTTTGCGCAAATTTTCCCGTAACATGATCCTTCAATTCCATGAAGAGATTAAGGCGCATCAAGTCCATTTTGTGGGTAGCATCGCACATTTTGCTGAGCGTCGCATCAAGCAAGTTGCTGGTGAGTTTGACTATGAGGTAGGCAATATAGTACGCAGACCTATAGAAGGCCTAGTGGATTATCATCGCGCGAAGTTGGCGTAA
- a CDS encoding CIA30 family protein, which translates to MDFRNYKITPIEILFEENQREFEWTAITDKIAGGLSKADLIQHEEYLEMSGHIKKSGILRWAALRSKRKIQDLSNYNFIEIRLRTDGQPFEFQMEYKEGWQDEKLSVTIDLVKDHWTTWHVDMDDLKLFNMQEGYMTRRPKDEFKETILRYNFLHLRDESSDFKLDIEYIKFH; encoded by the coding sequence TTGGACTTTAGAAATTATAAAATCACACCTATTGAAATTCTTTTTGAAGAAAATCAACGAGAATTTGAATGGACTGCTATTACAGATAAGATCGCAGGCGGCTTGAGTAAAGCCGACTTAATTCAACATGAGGAGTATCTTGAAATGTCAGGCCACATCAAAAAATCTGGTATTTTAAGATGGGCAGCGCTGCGTTCTAAAAGAAAAATTCAAGATTTAAGTAATTATAATTTTATTGAGATAAGATTGCGTACTGATGGTCAACCATTTGAATTTCAAATGGAATATAAAGAAGGTTGGCAGGACGAGAAGTTGAGTGTTACCATTGATCTTGTAAAAGATCATTGGACTACCTGGCATGTTGATATGGATGACCTCAAGTTATTCAATATGCAAGAAGGCTACATGACACGCAGGCCTAAAGATGAATTTAAGGAAACCATTTTAAGATATAACTTCCTTCATCTACGTGATGAATCCAGCGACTTTAAACTAGATATTGAATATATCAAGTTTCATTAA
- a CDS encoding DUF349 domain-containing protein — protein sequence METNDNLQPKADGKITSQEEAANRPDAHEKAIVEESEKAKNEEHIEVEPESAEKTVPGNNKVDAPVDDSSTHEDAIVEEKKKVETTNDPIVEVDEEDEDEDEEEDVSTDENSKSPEAKDYSNLTIAQLSDELRELIQEYPINSFKKQAIEIEKAFKLKDEELKAADLKRFTADQETLPEADRSTFEYNNKDSKAFTDLHSLYRKKKGEHQRAIRKEQESNLEKRRAIIEGIKNLIDEEENIGTTFKKFNQYQDEWKNTGSIPHDAYNIIWEDYRLHVQNFYDYISLSKELRDKDFERNLEFRHKIIARAKELAEEQDIHKALRELQELHRMWKEDSGPVAKEMRDPIWDEFKAASDVIHEKRQEYYAERDKQAEKNQVIKENIIAEIERIVESEPKSHKDWQERLKEVNALRELFMQTGPAPKKVNNQVWNNFRTATREFNKAKNDYYKSLKEEQQKNLDKKMKLIAIAEQHQDSENFQESLDIMKRIQADWKKIGHVPRKDSDRIWKRFQKACNAFFDQKNAQKKAENKEELANFEEKVKVYDKLKELLPQDDQDAMQSQVKAIMDEWATIGRVPHSKRHIHDKFDKLVKSKLTAAGLSAVDAEMIKYENKLSSLKEGEERDFKNERFYLRKRRDEIQDEMRQLENNLQFFNAKDDKNPLLIQQRKNIDALQKELDVIKEKQKQLNILQRQIEKDNAPETETENDEQEEN from the coding sequence ATGGAAACGAATGACAACCTGCAACCTAAAGCAGATGGAAAAATAACCTCTCAAGAAGAGGCAGCCAACAGACCAGACGCGCATGAAAAAGCGATCGTCGAAGAATCTGAAAAAGCCAAAAACGAAGAACACATCGAGGTAGAACCAGAATCTGCCGAGAAAACCGTGCCTGGCAATAACAAGGTCGATGCACCTGTGGACGATTCAAGCACACATGAAGATGCTATTGTTGAAGAGAAGAAAAAAGTAGAAACCACCAACGATCCTATTGTCGAGGTTGACGAAGAAGATGAAGATGAGGATGAAGAGGAAGATGTATCTACAGATGAAAATTCCAAATCTCCAGAAGCAAAGGATTATTCTAACCTGACGATTGCTCAACTATCTGATGAGTTGCGAGAATTGATACAGGAATATCCTATCAATAGTTTTAAAAAGCAGGCCATTGAGATTGAAAAGGCATTTAAGCTTAAAGACGAGGAACTAAAGGCAGCAGATCTTAAGCGGTTTACCGCTGATCAAGAAACCTTACCAGAAGCTGATAGATCAACTTTTGAATACAATAACAAGGACAGTAAGGCTTTTACCGACTTACATAGCTTATACCGCAAGAAAAAAGGTGAACACCAGCGTGCGATTAGAAAAGAACAAGAAAGTAATCTTGAGAAACGTCGCGCTATCATTGAAGGTATAAAGAATCTAATCGATGAAGAAGAGAATATAGGAACCACGTTCAAAAAATTCAATCAATATCAGGATGAATGGAAAAACACGGGTAGCATACCACATGATGCCTACAATATCATCTGGGAAGATTACCGCTTGCATGTACAGAATTTTTATGACTACATCTCTTTAAGTAAGGAGTTACGCGATAAGGATTTTGAACGTAATCTTGAATTTAGACACAAGATTATTGCGAGAGCTAAGGAACTTGCTGAGGAGCAAGACATTCACAAAGCACTGCGTGAGCTGCAGGAACTACACCGTATGTGGAAAGAAGACAGCGGTCCTGTTGCCAAAGAAATGAGAGATCCAATCTGGGATGAATTCAAAGCTGCTAGTGACGTGATCCATGAGAAGCGTCAAGAATACTATGCTGAACGAGATAAACAAGCTGAGAAGAATCAAGTCATTAAGGAGAACATTATTGCAGAGATTGAGCGCATTGTAGAAAGTGAGCCTAAGTCCCATAAAGATTGGCAAGAACGTTTAAAAGAAGTGAACGCGTTGCGTGAACTGTTTATGCAAACTGGTCCAGCGCCTAAAAAAGTAAATAATCAGGTATGGAATAACTTCCGTACGGCAACTAGAGAATTCAATAAAGCCAAAAATGATTACTATAAGTCCTTAAAAGAGGAACAGCAGAAAAATCTTGATAAGAAGATGAAGCTCATTGCCATTGCAGAGCAGCATCAAGATTCAGAGAATTTTCAGGAATCGCTGGATATCATGAAACGTATTCAAGCAGACTGGAAAAAAATAGGTCATGTGCCACGGAAGGATAGCGACAGGATCTGGAAACGATTCCAGAAAGCTTGTAACGCATTCTTTGATCAAAAAAACGCCCAGAAAAAAGCAGAGAACAAAGAGGAGCTTGCAAACTTTGAGGAGAAAGTAAAAGTATATGATAAGCTCAAGGAATTGTTGCCTCAAGATGATCAAGACGCCATGCAATCTCAGGTAAAAGCCATTATGGATGAATGGGCTACCATAGGTCGCGTTCCTCACTCAAAGCGTCATATCCACGATAAGTTTGACAAGCTAGTAAAATCTAAATTGACGGCAGCTGGATTGAGCGCTGTCGATGCAGAAATGATCAAGTACGAGAACAAGTTATCCAGCCTCAAAGAAGGTGAAGAACGAGATTTTAAAAATGAACGTTTCTACCTGCGCAAGCGTCGCGATGAGATTCAGGACGAGATGCGTCAGCTTGAGAACAATCTGCAATTCTTTAATGCAAAGGACGATAAGAATCCACTGCTTATCCAACAGCGCAAGAATATTGACGCTCTTCAAAAAGAGCTGGATGTGATCAAGGAAAAGCAAAAGCAGTTGAATATTCTACAACGCCAGATAGAAAAAGACAACGCGCCTGAAACTGAAACGGAGAATGACGAACAAGAAGAGAATTAA